TTTTAGGATCAACAATAGTTTTCATGACAGGTAATATGTCCTGTAGGAGGACACATTGCCATATTGCTAACAATAGCGTGATCACGATTGTTCTTGCCTGCCTGCTAAAGAAAGTATAATTAACGGACCGTTTGGATATTCCCTGGCAACTGATCAAAAAGATAGTACAGCGGAGCTTCCTCCAGTACTTTACGATGTGCCACAGGACTGTTTTTGCCGCTCCATTTAATGAGGCGGATGAAGCCGTCAGCGATCTCTATTCCGGTGATGTCTCCATCGCTGAAGCAGCAGCAGCCGGTATTAAAATAGGTAGGATGTACCATGGTTTTCACCAGTTGTTTGCCGGCGTATTCTTCCTGTCGCTGCTGCAGTTCGGTTTGCAGCGCAGCGACGGCGGTCTGTTCGTTGTCGGCAGTGGCGCGCTGCAGCTGTTTGGTGAGCCGGTCGATATGGTCCAGCGAAGCAAAGACCGGTTTGTGGGTGTGGCCGGAGATAAACAGGGTGTTGGCCGTCTGCAGGCTCCATTCGTACATCATGATGTTATGAGCATCCACGAGGTCAAACGATTCAGAGAGCGTATCGGGGTGGATATCCAGAAAGCGTTGCACCGGTGTCCAGACAGCTGCCACGAACCATTTGCTGAAAGCGTTGCCGTCACTGCGTTTGTCGCCCTGATGGCCATGGGCCAGAAATACCCTATAGGCGTGGCCGTTATATTGTGTTTGCAATACCAGTCCTTCATATACCCGCAGCTTTTTGCCGAACAACGGCCGCAGGAACTGGCGGCGGGGCACTGCATAGTGCCATTCCAGATCGTGGTTGCCGAAGATACGGTAGTAGCGTTTCTTTTGCAGGAAACGCGCTTCCATCCGCAGGGGAGGCTCATTGTACTGCATCACGGCGGAAGGGGTGTTTTCCCACAACTCCTCGCAATCGCCCAGATTGATCAACGTATAACCATGATCGTAGTAGTGCTCCAGCGCATGGGTATAAGCACCGGCAGCATCTTTGAAATCATCTGCGGCATCGCGGCAGCCCTTATGCTGGTCGGAAAAAATAATGAAACGGCCCTGCTGAAGATCGAACGGCACCAGCAGGCCGCTGTCCTTTTTCCCTTGCAGGATACGGTCGTGCAGCCGGGACAGGGACTTGAATACAGCATCTTTGTCCGGACGGGACGACAAGCGGTCAGACATCCGGATGATCAGCCGGGCCAGCGCTTTTTTGATTGGATTTGGCAACGGGTTTAGATTAACTCAGGGAACAAGATAATGGAAATTTTTTATTCTGTTCCCAGGGCTGAAGCCCTGGGCCACAATTAGGATATAGGTGCAGCGTCGCTATTGAAAAGACGGTGCATTAAAGAGCGCTGCAAATCCTGATCTTAAGGGCCACAACACTCCTGATCGACAAAAATCGATTACCGTCCCGGCCCTTGAAACATCTGCCAACAAAAACATCCTGAAACAAAACGTAGCCCAGGGCTTCAGCCCTGGGACGCCGTGGACGAGCAAACATTACAGCGTTTTATGCAACGTTTCAAAGAAAGCTTTCTGTTGTTCAAACATGGGAAAGTGGCCGGAAGCCTGCACCCAATACAGCACCGCTGAAGGATGTATCTGTTTCAGCTCATACGTATAGAACGACAGGGCATCCTGTGCGCCACCGATCAGGTACATGGGGCCTTTATAGCGGGACAGTGTTTTGCTGAGGTCGTAGTGGGTGCGGCTGAGGTCCTGGATCATGAGCATCTGCATGGTGGTGTTGGAGGGCGCCACGTCTATTTTTTTCAGGATGCTGTCGATCATCGTTTTGTCGTAGATGTACGACATGCGGATGATGCGGTTGTATTCTGCGGAATCGGCTTTGGTGGCCTGATGTGCGGCTATTTTTTTGTCCAGGGAATCATAGCGGCCTATTTCATGCAGTCCCATTCTTACCCGCAGGTTGTTGATATGTGTGGTAAAGAAGCCGGCGTCAAATTTATAGTAGCCAGGACAGGCCAGCACCAGTTTTTTTACCCGCTGCGGGTAAGCGACGGCGAAGTTCATGGCCAGCATGGCGCCCCAGGAGTGGCCGTAGATGGTCACTTTGGAGAGATGGAGATGGTCCATTAGCAGACGCAGGTCGTCTACAGCTGATTTGAGGTTGATGGTGGTGGAGTCCATGGGCGTGGGAACGGAAAGGCCGGTGCCCCGCTGTTCCAGGAGAATAGCCTGGTGTGTTTTGCCCAGTTCAGCGGCCACTTCCGCCTGTTGCAGGCAGGAATTGCCCGGTCCGCCGGATAATACAATGACAGGCTCACCTTTGCCGTAAAGATGATAGTATAGGTGGCCCCAGGCAGTACGGATGGAGTCGGTGGACTGGCTGAAGCTCAACAGGGTAGCAGACAATAGTAAAGTCAGCAGGATAGAAAATTTTCTCATAAGAACAATTTCGGGTAAAATCTTCCCGAATTTATATTATTTTCCGGGAGAACTTTTTCCGCGTTGCTGATCTTTTTTAATTATCCTGTTATGGCCATTTTCCACACCTTGTACCAGGAGGTGATTTCTTTCCTGGGTATCGGAAACCTTCTGGAACTGTACCGTACCGGCAATTATTCCTCGTTGCTGACTTTTAATGGTATCCTTTCTGTTATTTCACCGGTGATTCCTTTTCTGCTGCTGATAGAAGTTGCCCGTGCACTGATTTACAAACGTTTTAAGATAGAAGACTACAAAATTCCTTTTTTGATTTTTGTGCTTAATCGATTTATCTCCCGGTTTATTTCTATTGCGGCCATTGCTTTCTGTATCGGTGTATTTGAAAAGATAGCGCCTTTTCAGACTACGTTTACCTGGTACTGGTTTATTTACGGATATGTGGTATGG
This sequence is a window from Chitinophaga varians. Protein-coding genes within it:
- a CDS encoding metallophosphoesterase — protein: MPNPIKKALARLIIRMSDRLSSRPDKDAVFKSLSRLHDRILQGKKDSGLLVPFDLQQGRFIIFSDQHKGCRDAADDFKDAAGAYTHALEHYYDHGYTLINLGDCEELWENTPSAVMQYNEPPLRMEARFLQKKRYYRIFGNHDLEWHYAVPRRQFLRPLFGKKLRVYEGLVLQTQYNGHAYRVFLAHGHQGDKRSDGNAFSKWFVAAVWTPVQRFLDIHPDTLSESFDLVDAHNIMMYEWSLQTANTLFISGHTHKPVFASLDHIDRLTKQLQRATADNEQTAVAALQTELQQRQEEYAGKQLVKTMVHPTYFNTGCCCFSDGDITGIEIADGFIRLIKWSGKNSPVAHRKVLEEAPLYYLFDQLPGNIQTVR
- a CDS encoding alpha/beta fold hydrolase yields the protein MRKFSILLTLLLSATLLSFSQSTDSIRTAWGHLYYHLYGKGEPVIVLSGGPGNSCLQQAEVAAELGKTHQAILLEQRGTGLSVPTPMDSTTINLKSAVDDLRLLMDHLHLSKVTIYGHSWGAMLAMNFAVAYPQRVKKLVLACPGYYKFDAGFFTTHINNLRVRMGLHEIGRYDSLDKKIAAHQATKADSAEYNRIIRMSYIYDKTMIDSILKKIDVAPSNTTMQMLMIQDLSRTHYDLSKTLSRYKGPMYLIGGAQDALSFYTYELKQIHPSAVLYWVQASGHFPMFEQQKAFFETLHKTL